Proteins from a genomic interval of Lolium perenne isolate Kyuss_39 chromosome 1, Kyuss_2.0, whole genome shotgun sequence:
- the LOC127335735 gene encoding disease resistance protein PIK6-NP-like, with amino-acid sequence MSSTVRGAIDPLLGYLSSAIRDEAQLLGGVRRDAQFIKDEMESMNGFLHHLAVADKDHEGDHEVRAWMKQVRDLTYDTQYCVDLYGRRVGAAPRARGVRGHAHRAIFFLRTIPARHRVGKQMKELMSRARDVGERRQRYGVQVPAKVANEISGGDAAMDEELHDLRRRLVDAEPLKDATVGLINWLWLHKDGHAQEPKETVHGDTMFCSLKKCVRFLVPPVFSLAIGCQVPKIPSTILVIAIVSPDEADGGELAKEVYNHSSVASLFECKAFVTIQRPLFLQGVLRDMIRQLRRPTGGAGEEEEEEQQLEDREELQKHVKGRRLLVVVENPDHPSPWNEMKEILDSSGCSPGSAIMVTTKDSVMAECFSPNETVTHSFVQYCFKKANRMVFVKWENRDIIRSVLEKCDPDLLCMKLLLGTLYADSYTSEKQLEDLCKSLEYSSALPDTYSTATSRRQHIMTKFCYDKLPMMDRCCLLYMSIFAKNSDVTRQSLERRWVSEGQVIQGDGREAMDRAQRCFDGLVARGFLAISKAGKLGNVIYCKVHPFVHDFITKVRKEDNFGNKSLPSNLAPHLSISSDIQWHQVSHQKQHGSGSSCNCFSPVVEGQGQGAADDITTFIESLPTFSRVARVKVMDLDCCEHLKNKHLKIICNNLFLLKYLSIRSTGISRLPREIKKLQQLETFDIRQTSVPSSATRGLLLPMLKHLLAGPVTYRSDAWPDKEISTVEMPSKIGEMTEMETLHYVEVVEDDKKLEHVKNLKRLRKLGVVIQGKQDDIDRLLRVITELSLCLRELSVWIRPSRSREGRDDVLNMEIQNKHSLYKLLEKLSIKGITKGLPNWIEDLSNLAEVTLRQTSLTDMGILGKLKGLRCLTLRHESYIGDDLILKTEEFENIKFLAIEGVSHIKRIVFEPGTAPKLEKIVWTFAKMNITKDTIIDLKNLLSLKELEFSGEFNPSHMQQVVAHHQNCPNFKYTMWRDVSVQE; translated from the coding sequence ATGAGCAGCACAGTACGTGGTGCCATTGACCCGCTGCTGGGCTACCTGTCGTCCGCCATTCGCGACGAGGCGCAGCTGCTGGGCGGCGTCCGCCGCGACGCGCAATTCATCAAGGACGAGATGGAGAGCATGAACGGCTTCCTCCACCACCTCGCCGTGGCCGACAAAGACCACGAGGGAGACCACGAGGTCCGGGCGTGGATGAAGCAGGTCCGGGACCTCACCTACGACACGCAGTATTGCGTCGACCTCTACGGTCGCCGCGTGGGCGCTGCCCCCCGCGCGAGGGGCGTGCGGGGCCACGCGCACCGTGCCATCTTCTTCCTGCGGACCATCCCGGCGCGCCATCGGGTGGGCAAGCAGATGAAGGAGCTCATGTCCCGCGCACGCGACGTCGGCGAGCGCCGCCAGAGGTACGGCGTCCAGGTCCCGGCCAAAGTGGCTAATGAGATATCTGGGGGCGACGCCGCTATGGATGAGGAGCTGCATGATCTCAGGCGACGCTTGGTTGACGCTGAGCCTCTCAAGGATGCGACGGTTGGTCTCATCAACTGGCTCTGGCTGCACAAGGATGGTCATGCCCAAGAACCCAAAGAAACGGTACATGGCGATACAATGTTTTGCTCCCTCAAAAAGTGTGTACGTTTCCTTGTGCCTCCAGTTTTCTCCCTTGCTATTGGCTGCCAAGTTCCCAAGATTCCTTCTACCATACTAGTCATCGCCATTGTATCACCTGATGAAGCGGATGGTGGCGAGCTGGCCAAGGAAGTGTACAACCACTCGTCGGTGGCGAGCCTGTTCGAATGCAAAGCTTTCGTCACCATCCAAAGGCCTCTGTTTCTCCAGGGAGTGCTCCGAGACATGATTCGGCAGCTCCGTCGACCTACCGGAGGAGcgggtgaggaggaggaggaggagcagcagctggaGGACAGAGAGGAACTCCAAAAGCATGTTAAAGGTCGAAGGTTACTTGTCGTTGTTGAAAATCCAGACCATCCATCCCCATGGAATGAGATGAAAGAAATTCTAGACTCCTCTGGTTGCTCCCCTGGTAGTGCAATTATGGTGACCACAAAGGACAGTGTGATGGCCGAGTGCTTCTCTCCAAACGAAACTGTAACCCATTCATTTGTCCAGTATTGTTTCAAGAAAGCCAATCGGATGGTTTTCGTAAAATGGGAGAACAGAGACATCATCCGTAGTGTCTTGGAGAAATGTGACCCGGATCTCTTGTGCATGAAGCTGTTGCTTGGTACCCTGTATGCTGATTCTTATACCAGTGAGAAACAACTGGAGGACCTCTGCAAAAGCCTAGAATACTCGTCAGCCTTGCCCGACACCTATAGCACTGCAACTTCCAGGAGGCAACATATCATGACCAAGTTCTGCTATGACAAGCTGCCTATGATGGACAGGTGTTGTTTGCTCTACATGTCCATTTTCGCTAAAAACTCAGATGTCACCAGGCAAAGCTTGGAAAGAAGATGGGTTTCCGAAGGTCAGGTAATCCAAGGAGATGGGCGGGAAGCAATGGACAGAGCTCAACGCTGCTTTGATGGCCTTGTTGCTCGAGGATTTTTGGCCATTTCCAAGGCTGGAAAATTGGGCAATGTTATTTACTGTAAGGTGCACCCTTTTGTCCATGACTTCATTACCAAGGTGCGCAAGGAAGATAACTTCGGAAACAAAAGTCTGCCTTCCAACCTAGCTCCCCACCTTTCCATTAGCAGTGATATCCAGTGGCACCAGGTCTCACACCAGAAGCAGCACGGCAGCGGAAGCAGCTGCAACTGCTTCTCTCCGGTGGTAGAAGGCCAAGGTCAAGGCGCCGCTGATGACATCACGACATTTATCGAGTCGCTCCCTACATTCTCTCGAGTGGCGCGGGTGAAAGTGATGGACCTGGACTGCTGCGAGCACCTTAAGAACAAGCATCTGAAGATCATATGCAACAACTTGTTCTTGCTCAAGTACTTGAGTATCCGGAGCACAGGGATTTCTCGGCTTCCTAGGGaaatcaagaagcttcaacagttGGAGACATTTGATATTCGACAAACCAGTGTTCCATCTTCCGCCACAAGAGGCCTCTTACTCCCGATGCTAAAGCACCTGCTAGCCGGCCCCGTCACTTATCGGTCGGACGCCTGGCCCGACAAGGAAATTTCCACTGTGGAGATGCCCTCCAAGATCGGGGAAATGACAGAAATGGAGACATTGCATTATGTTGAAGTTGTTGAAGATGATAAAAAGTTGGAACACGTCAAGAATCTGAAGCGTCTCAGAAAACTAGGTGTGGTCATTCAAGGTAAACAAGATGATATCGATCGTTTGCTCCGAGTGATAACTGAGTTGAGCCTATGCCTCCGCGAATTGAGTGTTTGGATCAGGCCGTCACGCTCACGCGAAGGCCGAGACGATGTTCTCAACAtggaaatacaaaacaaacactcACTTTACAAGTTACTTGAGAAACTTAGCATTAAAGGCATCACCAAGGGGTTGCCCAACTGGATTGAAGATCTCTCAAATCTTGCCGAGGTAACTCTGCGCCAGACATCATTGACAGATATGGGAATTctgggcaagctcaaaggccTGCGCTGCCTCACGCTCCGTCATGAGTCATATATAGGTGATGATCTTATCTTGAAGACTGAGGAGTTCGAAAATATCAAATTCCTTGCCAttgagggagtctcccacattaaaaggattgtttttgaacctgGCACAGCTCCCAAGCTTGAAAAGATTGTTTGGACCTTCGCCAAGATGAACATCACAAAGGACACAATTATTGATCTCAAGAATCTTCTAAGCCTAAAGGAGTTGGAGTTCAGCGGTGAGTTCAACCCAAGTCATATGCAACAAGTTGTTGCACACCATCAAAACTGTCCTAACTTCAAGTACACGATGTGGCGTGACGTTTCTGTCCAAGAGTAA